CATTAAATATGCATGGTTTAGAAAGGCTGCTCAAATATTTACAcgttaaaaacagaaagaaaaaaaaagggaggaatcTGGAGGAAAAAAGGGCAACTAGATATAAGAAGCCATCGGAGAAGCTTCAGGTGTCAGTAATGAAGGGAAAATATTTCACTTCCTCTGGTTGTGTGTTTGCCACCCAGCTGTCTGAATTAGTCAAACTGTTATATTTCAAAAAGCATTCTCATCGCATCTGATTAAAACCATTCATGATTGACttctgtaatgatttttttggcAAGCCTGCAAAAACATAAGTCAACTTATAAAACAACCTGCTGATAGTCATCCTGTTCTTTTACTTCTCCCAGTATGACGCCAATGGTGGACTATAAAATTGCACAGTTTATgtataaagttaaaaataagaTGCTTCAAGACTGTATCCAGAGGCCAAACTCAAATTAGTCAGTATGAATTAAGAGgaatgtgtatgtttataaaaaaaactaagagTAGAATGAATTCAAAGCAAAGATGTTCATCAGTTAAAGGAGTCAATGTGTGGAATATAATGTGTTATACACTATTTGTTGTTCctgttaaattaataattaaactttgatttatgtatttttcttttctgtttgttttgaaaaatatagcttaattaatttgattataatATTAGTGTAATTTTGGTTGAGTACTTATTTCACTTATATACTAAATACTTACTTTAAtttgatctttttatttttctcaagtTGAGGACAAATCCCTACTACACACtacatggatttaaaaaatatttaaaaaataagatgcttataatatgataataatataataatgaatataaaactTAGACATGaatattattgtattgtaacTGTAATGAATTACTTTATGTATAAGAACCTTGGTGCTTTTGGTGATATATAACCATGCATATATAAGggaatatgtatatattttcactgcattatatatatatatatagccagTTATTAGaaacatgttgtgtttgttatgtacGTTGGGCTCTACTGAAGAACTAATGTAAAAAGGGTCAGTGTTTTAGTCAggaactgctttatttatttatttatttttttattttttattatttttcacccTTTTTGCTTGTCACTATTTCTAATGGAGCTGAAGGACAAGGAACAAGGACATATGATTGTTTACtttgtttgtacatgtgtgtatttgagtttgaTGACCGAAATAAAATGCTTCAGCGTTTCCTCTGCTGACTTACAGGGATGATTAAGCATAAATGAGCAGAGAGCACTTACCATGTGAGAGTCTTTCTTGGCGTAAAGTTTCACAGAAATATCGAGATCGCCGTTTTCTGCAGTTTGCCAGAGTTCAATAgtctgaaaaaaagagacattcaaATGTTAACGATCATTGGCTATAACTAAATATCCCAGCAGTCTTTGCTTGTGTATTAAACATCACAAAGATCACATGAGCCTGACTGCGATATATGTAAGTGACAAATGTGTAGTCATTCCTGCCACATGACACACTGTGACTCGTTGGTGTGATTCTACACTGCAGCAGGAAATGATGACTAACACGatgagtaacacacacagaatgaaaaTGACGTCAGATTTGGCAATGACACGGACAAAAAGGTAGAAAAGCAggagtggagcaggtggaggctgGGGAATCAGCTCAGTGGGATGCGATGATGTCGTCAGTTTGTGATTCCTACAGCATAGCTTCATTGGTCACCTGTGTCAATGAATAGGGCACTTCCTGGGGCAGATACTCCAGCAGCTTCTCTCTGATCATGTTGGTGCAGACTGCTTCTGGACTCTGGTCTGTCAGGACATCACTGTGGTACTGCCACGGTCCTGGCTGGGCCGCACCCATAAAGTAGCTCTAAGAGAAGGACACAAAAGCTTGGTTATTATCATGAAATAGAACCAAAACTGATTAtgtgaaaatttaaaaaaaataaatattgtggAAATCTAATCTAAGACATACCTTTAGCGTCCCCACGTCCTCTCTGTCCACAGCCGAGAGCATGAAGACATCCTTGAAGTGAGCCCAGCCCCTCTGACTCTTCAGAGTCTTCAGCTGTTCTTTGCTCAGCACGGAGTCTAACTCTGCGTCGCCCTCCTCAACCGACAACTCTGATTCCTTCTCGGGTCTCTTTTCAGCCCACGGTCGCTTGATCACAGGCCTGACCCGCAATTTACGGCCGTTCACTATTCCACAGGTCAAGTCTGCAGTGATGTCCAGCAGCCTATCCTTCGTTTTCAACAGGTCCACCTTAAAAGGCAGAGCGTTAATGAAGACCTGTGTAAGACCTTCAGAGCAGCTGAGAGCACAAACATTTCTCTTCTGAATGTTAGGAATGTTTGTTTGAGAATACCTTATTGAGGACCAGGACCGCTGGGATGAGCGGGTTCTGCGCCAGGCATTTGATCACCTCAAAGTCAAGCTGGCCGCACATCCATCTGTCCGCGACATCCACCATGACTACCACTGAGAACGGACACGGTTACAATTAAGCATTCAATCTGTAACACCGGAATCACTAAAAATCTAGCACAGGTCGAACTCATGAACGGATCAGTCGGAGTAAAATGATGTCATACGTAGGTCGGCTTCTTTAACCGTGTTCCAGGGATCAACGAGCAGAGACTTCTCCAGCTGGTGtctgagaacacacacagggtcCATACAAGTGTTAGCTTGTATGATAATATTACATGAAGACTACAGACTTTAACAATACAATAGAAACACGAGAGTCACCTTTTGACTTTTGATGGAGTGGTGAGACCAGGTGTGTCCAGTAAAATctacaataaatacacacacacacacacacacacacacatacattgagTTTTGCCATTTGAACagcattattaaattataaaagaaGAGATGTGAAGAAGCTCTTACTATCTGTGTGTCTTCCTCTGTGAGGACAGCCAGGGCACGTGAGCGTGTGGTGTGTACTTTCTTGGACACAGCAAACACCTTTAAGAAATGATGATAGACTTTAGAATATAGTGACACAGATACATTACAGTGTGCATGTTTAATAGACAGTTGGGACAGTTAAGATTGAGACCTTTTTGCCAAGGAGCTGATTGGACAGCGTGGACTTCCCTGCATTCGGGGCGCCGATTATAGCCACTTTTAAAACCTTTGAGTTGTCGGGCTGATCTGGATCTCTCAGTAACAAAGATAGTTGTTCAGCTGAGAAATGAAAGACAAGTGAAATGAATCATTAAAGAGATAACGAGAGTAAATCGGACGGCCGGAATTTGCAGACGACTTTAGGGATTAGTTGGTCTCTGATGCGGTGGTCTGGTTACCGCTGTCCGGTGGAACGTAGGCTGGGAGTCCATCAAAGCCGCTGTCTGACTCTGCCGGTTTGCCTTTTGTCAGTCTGCTCAGAAATGCCTCTGATGTAATAAAACAGGCAGGAGTGAAGATAAATGTGTTCCCCCCTCCTCGGCCGCAGGCAGCATTTCCTGTAAAGACATCATCAACATCTTCATCACTCCGCTGCCAGTAGATCGGCAAGGTAACTGATGTGTTATGCTTACTCGGACGTTAATGCCAAACAATATTATGACGCATTTAGATGGTCATGGTCGTAAATGTGTCCATAAAATGAATCACTGAACCAGCTCACTCCTGAATTAAACTCTGTAATAGTTGTAGCAAAAagaatataaagtataaagtttTAGTAAAATAATCAATACTTAGATTATAAGAGAAGACTTTAAACTGTCTTCAAGTGATTTGAAGACATCACAAATGCAAAATTTGTGATTGGCAGttttaaccatttaaaaaaatattttacagacCTAATTATTATATCATGTACTGGGAAAATTATTTATAGGCCAATCTTTGATGAAAATAAGTAGCCTAAGTTCAAAAGTAAACAGATACATAGTGCAGAATGAACCAACTTGAAGCCGGTTCacctcaaaaatgtgtttttctcatctttcggttggatgtttgagcttcgctgtgcagaatgatgcatgtgcagagtctgacactagaaggctgttttcaccttaaatttgagtttaacctacaaacatgatttatgacatcacaactagtttggatcCAGTAAtaaacttacacaagtgtggaaacttgaagcctcacttgaagtgcacacacactgacaatgaactttacagtgaagcaggagacatcttgtgtccagcactTAAACTtaagaaatggaaaaatatttgCAAGTCAAACTTCGCACACACATCCTTCTGCACAGTAAAGGTCAAATAtccattaaaggtgcagtgtgtagaattcaGTGGCATCTAGCAGGGCGGACCTGGCAggaatggaatataatattcataagcatgttttcattagtgtttaatcacctAGAGATGAGAATAATTGTCTTTCTGTTACTTTAGGTTGAACCATTTAAacctacatagggagcaggtctgAATGTTTTCTAAAGAGGACAAAAATGCTTGCTTGTATTATTTCTATGCTTTTCTTTCTGAACAGACTACATGTGTTAATACAGGAATAACACATGTAGGGTGATAGGAAATCACTTCTTCACCTCATATCTTTAACCTGATGGCCATACAGTTTGTTACACAGCACCATCTGAGAAGTGGTCCATGGAAACTGACAGgacaggtgattggatgaactaTCTGTCTATCACCGCCTTACCTtgagaggcagctggatttgcgaCGCTGATTGGTCCAAACCACAGATATTTCTGACACAACCAGCTGCATCTCATGGTAATCATATCTAATTAttatatgtcatttatttttatatgtgccCTGCCTGCCATCCATCACACCATCCTACATGTTAAAACCAGCACTGATCATTTATTAAATCACAGTAAAGGCAGAGGTGACCTGATGTGATTTGTCACCCTGCTCCCTAAAAACCTCTATGTGTGTCACTGGATTGACGGTCAACTCTTCtccatactgtatataacagtGGTTTACTGCTGACAGCATATTTCCCTGctatttaataaaagaaaatcagcTGGACCTGCAACGAGGAGCCGTGACGCAGATTCATGTGGATCAGACGCAGCGGCTCGTCTGGAGAGGACGGATGAGCCTCTGATCAGCCGGAGACCCGCTCTGA
This Scomber scombrus chromosome 14, fScoSco1.1, whole genome shotgun sequence DNA region includes the following protein-coding sequences:
- the eral1 gene encoding GTPase Era, mitochondrial, encoding MALRAGLRLIRGSSVLSRRAAASDPHESASRLLVAGNAACGRGGGNTFIFTPACFITSEAFLSRLTKGKPAESDSGFDGLPAYVPPDSAEQLSLLLRDPDQPDNSKVLKVAIIGAPNAGKSTLSNQLLGKKVFAVSKKVHTTRSRALAVLTEEDTQIILLDTPGLTTPSKVKRHQLEKSLLVDPWNTVKEADLLVVMVDVADRWMCGQLDFEVIKCLAQNPLIPAVLVLNKVDLLKTKDRLLDITADLTCGIVNGRKLRVRPVIKRPWAEKRPEKESELSVEEGDAELDSVLSKEQLKTLKSQRGWAHFKDVFMLSAVDREDVGTLKSYFMGAAQPGPWQYHSDVLTDQSPEAVCTNMIREKLLEYLPQEVPYSLTQTIELWQTAENGDLDISVKLYAKKDSHMKMVIGTAGQMVARIAREAGEDLSQVFLREVRLKLSVKLRK